A genomic window from Tolypothrix sp. PCC 7910 includes:
- a CDS encoding hydantoinase B/oxoprolinase family protein, with protein sequence MYVTSQPDPVRLEIFKNLYQFIAEQMGIVLQNTAASVNIKERLDFSCAIFDASGLLVANAPHIPVHLGSMSESVRSLINDKGNTIKPGNVYLSNNPYNGGTHLPDVTAITPVFLDSSENILVKSPMLYVASRGHQADIGGITPGSMPPHSKTVEEEGILFDNFLLVAEGNFREKAVRELILNHSYPARNSDQNIADFKAQIAANERGVQELRAMVKQYGLEIVKAYMKFVQDNAEDAVRRAIDILKDGSFIYEMDSGAKIAVKVNINHDKRSATIDFTGTSGQLNSNFNAPKAVTQAAVLYVFRTLVNDSIPLNAGCLKPLEIIIPEGCMLNPNYPAAVVAGNVETSQTIVDALYGALGVMAASQGTMNNFTFGNERYQYYETICGGSGAGVNFNGTDAIHTHMTNSRLTDPEVLETRYPVQVESFSLRPDSGGKGKFSGGNGVIRRIKFLEPMTANILSNHRRIRPFGLHGGDAGKVGHNWIQRQDGTQEILDGTATVEMKPGDVFVIETPGGGGVFEE encoded by the coding sequence ATGTACGTAACATCTCAACCCGACCCTGTTCGCCTAGAAATATTTAAAAATCTCTATCAATTTATCGCTGAACAAATGGGGATCGTTCTGCAAAACACAGCCGCATCTGTGAATATCAAAGAACGCCTTGATTTTTCCTGCGCTATTTTTGATGCTTCTGGATTATTAGTGGCTAATGCTCCTCATATTCCTGTACATTTAGGTTCAATGAGTGAAAGTGTCCGCAGTTTAATTAACGATAAAGGCAACACTATAAAACCAGGAAATGTCTATCTATCTAATAATCCTTATAACGGTGGAACTCATCTTCCTGATGTAACTGCAATTACTCCTGTATTCCTCGATAGCAGTGAAAATATTCTAGTTAAAAGTCCCATGTTATACGTTGCTTCTCGGGGACACCAAGCTGATATTGGCGGTATTACTCCTGGTTCTATGCCTCCCCATAGTAAAACTGTAGAGGAAGAAGGAATTTTATTCGATAATTTTCTCTTAGTTGCAGAAGGTAACTTTCGAGAAAAAGCAGTACGAGAGTTAATTTTAAATCACAGTTACCCTGCTCGGAATTCCGACCAAAATATTGCAGATTTCAAAGCCCAAATTGCCGCCAATGAAAGAGGAGTGCAAGAACTCCGCGCAATGGTTAAGCAATATGGGTTAGAAATAGTAAAAGCTTACATGAAATTTGTGCAAGATAATGCTGAGGATGCTGTTAGGAGAGCAATTGATATCCTCAAAGATGGGTCATTTATTTATGAAATGGATAGTGGCGCTAAGATTGCAGTAAAAGTCAATATTAACCACGATAAGCGCAGCGCCACTATTGATTTTACAGGCACATCTGGGCAATTAAACAGTAACTTCAATGCTCCTAAAGCTGTGACTCAAGCAGCAGTATTATATGTCTTTCGTACTTTAGTTAATGATAGTATTCCCTTAAATGCAGGGTGTCTCAAACCTTTGGAAATTATCATTCCTGAAGGCTGTATGCTGAACCCAAATTATCCAGCAGCCGTAGTAGCAGGTAATGTAGAGACATCCCAAACAATTGTTGATGCTTTGTATGGTGCTTTAGGTGTCATGGCTGCTTCTCAGGGAACCATGAATAATTTTACTTTTGGAAATGAACGTTATCAATATTATGAAACTATCTGCGGTGGTTCTGGCGCAGGAGTTAACTTTAATGGTACAGATGCAATCCATACCCATATGACTAACTCCCGCTTAACCGATCCTGAAGTTTTAGAAACTCGCTATCCTGTACAAGTAGAAAGCTTTAGTTTGCGTCCTGATAGCGGTGGTAAAGGCAAATTTTCTGGTGGAAATGGAGTCATTCGCCGCATCAAGTTTCTAGAACCGATGACAGCGAATATTCTTTCTAATCATCGCCGTATCCGTCCTTTTGGATTACATGGTGGAGACGCAGGAAAAGTAGGGCACAACTGGATACAACGCCAAGATGGAACTCAAGAAATTTTAGATGGTACTGCAACTGTAGAGATGAAACCTGGAGATGTATTTGTGATAGAAACACCAGGGGGAGGAGGAGTTTTTGAAGAGTAA
- a CDS encoding dual specificity protein phosphatase family protein, protein MYKFAAAAENETIVFGAARPGYSSQQINQWLEFMHNQDIKRVCCLLSETQLNRYSNLLEIYQQNFGVEQVCWAPIEDFQLVNREILTQTILPFLLLANRLSEKVVVHCSGGIGRTGHILAAWLVRERGFSNQAAISAVRKTGRNPYEAAIMAFLKGRNPWKVIAELNTLLDSCRFTGKTTI, encoded by the coding sequence ATGTACAAATTCGCTGCGGCTGCTGAAAATGAAACTATTGTATTTGGTGCTGCAAGGCCTGGATACAGTAGCCAGCAAATTAATCAGTGGCTTGAGTTTATGCACAATCAAGATATTAAGCGGGTTTGCTGTTTACTTTCTGAAACTCAGCTAAATCGATACTCGAATTTACTGGAAATTTATCAACAAAACTTTGGCGTGGAACAAGTTTGTTGGGCACCTATTGAAGATTTTCAACTTGTTAATCGTGAAATTCTGACTCAAACAATTTTGCCTTTCTTATTACTTGCAAATCGGTTGAGTGAAAAAGTAGTGGTTCACTGTTCTGGCGGAATTGGACGTACAGGACATATTTTAGCTGCTTGGCTAGTTAGGGAAAGAGGATTTTCTAATCAAGCAGCAATATCAGCCGTGAGAAAAACTGGAAGAAACCCTTATGAAGCAGCAATTATGGCTTTTTTAAAAGGTCGCAATCCGTGGAAAGTTATTGCAGAGTTAAACACACTTTTGGATAGTTGCCGCTTTACAGGAAAAACTACGATTTAG
- a CDS encoding TM0106 family RecB-like putative nuclease, with product MLINADLLLQYQRCKRRPFLDSHGDKNQRDTPNELLLKLQQDKIAYQKNILANLPYEQPEYPKGNLKAGQAATLELMRRGVDYIHRGILLVNYDQWEDTEPHNQQYTLLSRPDLLVKHPGESRFGDWMYVPASMEMGKRPKQEYQVGVAFHAQVLAIVQGVAPQIGLLKLRTKETTYAVDLLKWSPQMQLILAELIQSLQSPEGAEVFISRQKCNLCHWYSKCYAIAQSEKHLSLLPGVSPLRYTQLQSLSLTTLESLASTSPSVLENLPGFDTQVAHKLVIQAQSVLQNRPFILPYTLPIENITFTAPIEIYFDIEAQPDLNLDYLLGVLVVNRQTNTEQFYSLLATKPEDEGLVWQQFLDLVWQYPEAPIYHFCAYELDTVKRLAKLYQTPYASVRPVLNRFVDVYEQLTQSVALPIESYALKAIARWLGFEWRDKEASGAKCIYWYDQWLETGDRTLLEMIQRYNEDDCRATRNVKDWLVKFFLEEYYLRPA from the coding sequence ATGTTAATTAATGCTGATCTGTTACTGCAATATCAACGCTGTAAGCGCCGCCCTTTTTTAGATAGTCACGGTGATAAAAACCAGCGAGATACTCCCAATGAGTTGCTGCTAAAACTCCAACAAGACAAAATCGCTTATCAAAAGAATATCTTGGCTAACTTGCCTTATGAGCAGCCAGAATATCCTAAAGGAAATTTGAAAGCGGGGCAAGCAGCAACCTTAGAATTAATGCGGCGTGGTGTTGACTACATTCATCGAGGTATATTGTTAGTCAATTACGACCAGTGGGAAGATACAGAACCCCACAATCAACAATATACCTTGCTGAGTCGCCCAGATTTACTTGTCAAGCATCCTGGAGAATCTCGTTTTGGAGATTGGATGTATGTTCCGGCGAGTATGGAAATGGGTAAACGCCCAAAGCAGGAATATCAAGTGGGAGTCGCATTTCATGCTCAAGTTTTGGCGATAGTGCAGGGAGTTGCACCCCAAATTGGACTGCTAAAATTACGTACTAAAGAAACTACTTATGCAGTAGATTTACTGAAATGGTCGCCCCAAATGCAGTTGATTTTGGCGGAGTTAATTCAATCGCTACAGTCCCCAGAAGGAGCAGAAGTATTTATCTCTCGCCAAAAATGCAATCTTTGCCATTGGTACAGTAAATGTTATGCGATCGCGCAATCAGAAAAACACCTGTCTCTTTTACCAGGGGTTTCACCTTTGCGCTACACTCAACTACAATCACTCTCCCTAACTACATTAGAATCTCTAGCTAGTACCAGTCCCAGTGTATTGGAAAATCTGCCTGGTTTTGACACTCAAGTAGCACACAAACTAGTAATCCAAGCTCAATCTGTACTGCAAAATCGTCCGTTTATCTTACCTTATACCCTGCCAATAGAAAATATTACCTTCACGGCTCCAATTGAAATTTACTTTGATATTGAGGCACAACCAGACTTAAATTTAGATTATTTATTAGGTGTTTTGGTAGTGAATAGGCAAACTAACACAGAACAATTTTATTCTTTGTTAGCTACAAAACCAGAAGATGAAGGCTTAGTTTGGCAGCAGTTTTTAGATTTAGTCTGGCAATATCCCGAAGCACCAATTTATCATTTTTGTGCCTACGAACTTGATACAGTCAAACGGCTGGCAAAGCTGTACCAAACTCCGTATGCTTCAGTTCGTCCTGTATTAAATCGATTTGTGGATGTATATGAGCAATTAACTCAAAGTGTAGCTTTACCGATTGAAAGCTATGCCCTAAAAGCAATTGCTCGTTGGTTAGGTTTTGAATGGCGCGACAAAGAAGCTAGCGGTGCTAAGTGTATTTACTGGTATGACCAGTGGCTAGAAACAGGCGATCGCACTTTATTAGAAATGATCCAACGTTATAACGAAGATGACTGTCGCGCTACTCGTAATGTCAAAGACTGGCTCGTAAAATTTTTCTTAGAAGAATACTATTTACGTCCGGCTTAA
- a CDS encoding serine/threonine-protein kinase, with product MNQSSSASPDSKGLIANRYQLIKLIGTGGMGKVFLANDLLLGGTPVAVKFLAQTVLNPKMQKDFAREAMVSAALSQKSIHIVKAYDYGVSEQGNPFYVMEYLSGKSLKEFIPMNLPMFMNLIRQICLGLQCAHQGMNIEGKIYPLVHRDIKPANILVIPDPILGYLAKILDFGIAKFLNSVTTISTNKGFHGTLPYCSPEQLEGEELDSRSDIYSLGVMMFEMLTGKKPWEPETDHFGAWYKAHHFEPPRAIAAVKPELQLPKELNDLIMACLAKLPGDRPQSSTQLLQALENINRTYYLNWPANKSSLNMGSSIPSESVNGNNPHIAAKSDLPVAVEQMCWKAIWPQNKPIQEIVFPRLLDTEKNSVTSLWLMLPKAEIQKRSHSIRYNQFLFIKLPHPMLLWLTILYNKQLGPKWLPCYLDMQEPQNQKMVYSLATNERYPLILFTLEAPHPCTSVMSSYINDTQRQMLKNWVEQSKSLPPSSQAHLSKNLLKQQYKQMQSQIQEHLASMPTPKASDSPKK from the coding sequence GTGAATCAAAGCTCATCAGCTTCTCCCGATAGTAAAGGTTTAATTGCCAATAGATATCAACTGATAAAGTTAATTGGCACAGGCGGTATGGGCAAGGTTTTTTTAGCGAATGATCTGTTGTTAGGAGGTACACCAGTCGCTGTCAAGTTTCTTGCTCAAACTGTTTTAAACCCAAAGATGCAAAAAGATTTTGCTCGTGAAGCAATGGTGAGTGCAGCTTTGAGTCAAAAAAGTATACATATTGTTAAGGCTTATGACTATGGTGTAAGCGAACAAGGTAACCCCTTTTACGTCATGGAATATTTATCGGGTAAATCTTTAAAAGAATTCATACCGATGAATTTACCAATGTTTATGAATCTGATACGTCAGATTTGCTTAGGCTTACAATGCGCTCATCAAGGTATGAACATAGAAGGTAAAATTTACCCACTTGTTCATAGAGATATTAAGCCAGCAAATATCTTAGTAATTCCTGACCCCATATTAGGTTATTTAGCAAAAATTTTAGATTTTGGCATTGCTAAATTTTTAAACTCCGTAACAACAATTAGCACAAATAAAGGATTTCATGGGACTTTACCTTATTGTTCACCAGAGCAATTAGAAGGAGAAGAATTAGATAGCCGATCTGATATTTATAGTTTGGGTGTGATGATGTTTGAAATGCTCACTGGCAAAAAACCTTGGGAACCAGAAACCGATCATTTCGGTGCTTGGTATAAAGCACATCACTTTGAGCCACCTAGAGCGATCGCAGCAGTTAAACCAGAACTGCAATTACCAAAAGAGCTAAATGATTTAATTATGGCTTGTCTGGCAAAATTACCAGGCGATCGCCCGCAAAGTAGTACCCAACTGCTGCAAGCTTTAGAAAATATCAATCGCACTTATTATCTCAATTGGCCTGCAAATAAGAGTTCATTAAATATGGGTAGTAGTATTCCATCTGAATCAGTTAATGGCAACAATCCTCATATTGCTGCAAAATCTGATTTACCTGTGGCTGTAGAGCAAATGTGTTGGAAAGCAATTTGGCCGCAAAACAAACCGATTCAGGAAATCGTGTTTCCGCGACTTTTAGATACCGAAAAAAATTCTGTAACCTCACTCTGGCTAATGTTGCCCAAAGCAGAAATTCAAAAGCGTTCCCATTCTATCCGTTACAACCAGTTTCTCTTCATCAAACTTCCTCATCCCATGCTGCTGTGGCTGACAATTTTGTACAACAAGCAACTAGGGCCAAAGTGGCTACCCTGCTACCTCGATATGCAAGAACCGCAAAATCAAAAAATGGTGTATTCCTTAGCCACCAATGAACGCTACCCGTTAATTTTATTTACCCTAGAAGCGCCTCACCCTTGTACTAGCGTGATGAGCAGTTACATAAATGATACTCAGCGGCAAATGTTGAAAAATTGGGTAGAACAGAGTAAAAGCCTACCACCCTCATCTCAAGCCCATCTGAGTAAAAATCTCTTAAAGCAGCAGTACAAGCAAATGCAATCTCAGATTCAGGAGCATTTAGCCTCAATGCCAACCCCTAAAGCCTCAGATTCTCCCAAAAAGTAA
- a CDS encoding esterase-like activity of phytase family protein, producing MQFLKKLLTWRRIIYFTIPILIISFLASNLASAAVTVSNIEFIGEATIPKGLAVQNTLVGGLSGITYDAQNNIYYAISDDRGNKAAARFYTLKIDLSQGSLKNDGVAIVGVSTLLNESGKKFAPGTSDTEGIAFTNKKTVFISSEGDSGELTNPFIKEFSLSNGKAIATLPIPNKFLPDKNGQSGIRNNLAFESLTITPDTNKLFTATENALIQDGPAAQPNISTPCRILQYNLLSKQLEKEFLYSTEPISPFFNFTGKFASGLPDLVALDNQGTFLTLERSFTGVGFAVLLFQVSLAGADDIHNIDSLLNVNQKIKPVQKKLLLDLRGLDVLLDNIEGLTLGPILPDGQRALILVSDNNFNAIQRTQILAFKLKIESPLIRLLRRLIPNFQR from the coding sequence ATGCAGTTTCTTAAAAAACTCTTAACTTGGCGAAGAATTATTTATTTTACTATTCCTATACTAATAATTAGCTTCTTGGCCAGTAATTTAGCATCGGCGGCTGTAACAGTTAGTAATATTGAGTTTATTGGAGAAGCAACAATACCGAAAGGATTGGCTGTCCAAAATACTCTTGTAGGCGGGTTATCTGGAATTACCTACGATGCTCAAAATAATATTTATTATGCTATCTCTGATGACCGGGGCAACAAAGCGGCTGCAAGATTCTACACTTTAAAAATTGACCTCAGTCAAGGTTCGCTCAAAAATGATGGTGTTGCTATCGTTGGTGTGTCAACTTTGTTAAATGAAAGTGGTAAAAAATTTGCTCCAGGTACTAGCGATACAGAAGGGATTGCTTTCACTAACAAAAAAACCGTTTTTATCTCTTCAGAAGGGGATTCTGGAGAATTAACGAATCCTTTTATTAAAGAATTCTCATTATCTAATGGTAAGGCGATCGCAACACTTCCCATACCAAACAAATTCTTACCCGATAAAAATGGTCAGAGTGGTATACGCAACAATTTAGCTTTTGAAAGCCTCACCATTACACCAGATACAAATAAACTATTTACAGCTACCGAAAATGCCTTAATTCAAGATGGGCCAGCTGCTCAACCCAATATCAGCACCCCCTGCCGGATTCTACAATATAACCTACTCAGCAAGCAGCTAGAAAAGGAATTTTTATATTCCACAGAACCAATCTCACCTTTTTTTAATTTTACTGGTAAGTTTGCTAGCGGTTTACCTGATTTAGTTGCCCTAGATAATCAAGGAACCTTCCTCACCTTAGAACGTTCTTTTACAGGCGTAGGATTTGCTGTTCTCCTGTTTCAGGTTTCTCTAGCAGGCGCTGATGATATTCATAATATTGATAGTCTTTTGAATGTTAACCAAAAAATTAAGCCTGTGCAGAAAAAGCTACTGTTAGATTTGCGAGGTCTTGATGTGTTATTAGACAATATTGAAGGTTTAACCCTTGGCCCCATACTACCGGATGGTCAACGTGCTTTAATCCTGGTTAGCGACAACAATTTTAATGCTATACAACGTACCCAAATATTAGCTTTTAAGCTCAAAATCGAATCACCACTAATTAGGCTCTTGCGCCGTCTCATACCCAATTTCCAGCGTTAA
- a CDS encoding aminotransferase class V-fold PLP-dependent enzyme codes for MISLSDLQQSLHRHREQFPALANKTYFNYGGQGPMPVAAIKAISETQMHIQQLGPFGNEVGRWIGKMIQATKAAIASELNVPPLTITLTENVTVGCNIAMWGIKWQTGDHILLSDCEHQGIIAIAQEIGRRFSVEVTICPLLDTLNAGDPVEVISQHLRPNTRLVVLSHILWNTGQRLPLDKIAELCRNNNSLLLVDAAQSVGAMPLNLTQLGVDFYAFTGHKWLCGPAGVGGLYVRPEAQLNLQPTFVGWRSVVIDERSQPVDWEKGGQRYEVATSDYPLYVALQEAIAIHQQWGTPEERYQQICSNSEYLWRKLSGLPNIKCLRTSPPESGLISFQLANKQPQTTVEVVQFLELQRIFTRKIADPNCVRACVHYFTLESEIDQLVEALRE; via the coding sequence ATGATCAGTCTTTCTGACCTACAACAGAGTTTGCATCGCCATCGAGAACAATTTCCCGCTTTAGCGAATAAGACTTATTTCAATTATGGCGGTCAAGGGCCAATGCCCGTGGCGGCAATCAAAGCAATTTCTGAAACGCAAATGCACATCCAACAGCTAGGCCCCTTTGGGAATGAGGTTGGACGCTGGATTGGCAAAATGATTCAAGCCACAAAAGCTGCGATCGCATCTGAGTTGAATGTACCGCCATTAACCATCACCCTTACAGAAAATGTCACTGTGGGTTGCAATATTGCGATGTGGGGTATTAAATGGCAAACTGGCGACCATATCCTACTTTCCGATTGTGAACATCAGGGGATCATTGCGATCGCCCAGGAAATCGGGCGCAGATTTAGCGTGGAAGTTACTATCTGTCCTTTATTGGATACTTTAAACGCAGGTGATCCTGTAGAAGTCATTTCCCAACATTTACGTCCAAATACCCGCCTTGTAGTTTTAAGCCACATCCTCTGGAACACTGGTCAACGTTTACCCTTAGACAAAATTGCTGAATTATGCAGAAACAACAATTCTTTACTTTTGGTTGATGCGGCCCAGTCTGTTGGGGCTATGCCTTTAAATTTAACCCAATTAGGGGTAGATTTTTATGCTTTTACAGGTCACAAGTGGTTATGTGGCCCGGCTGGTGTAGGTGGGTTGTATGTTCGTCCAGAAGCCCAACTCAATTTGCAACCTACCTTTGTGGGCTGGCGTAGCGTTGTGATTGATGAGCGCAGTCAGCCTGTAGATTGGGAGAAAGGTGGACAACGCTACGAAGTAGCAACATCAGATTATCCATTGTACGTTGCCTTGCAGGAAGCGATCGCCATTCATCAGCAATGGGGAACCCCCGAAGAACGCTATCAGCAAATTTGTAGCAACAGCGAATATCTGTGGCGCAAATTATCGGGGTTACCCAATATCAAATGTTTGCGGACTTCCCCACCTGAAAGCGGTTTAATTTCATTTCAATTAGCTAATAAACAACCTCAAACTACTGTGGAAGTTGTGCAATTTTTAGAATTACAAAGAATATTTACTCGCAAAATTGCTGACCCCAACTGTGTACGCGCCTGCGTCCATTACTTCACTTTAGAATCGGAAATTGACCAATTAGTTGAGGCGTTGCGAGAGTAG
- a CDS encoding serine/threonine-protein kinase, producing MLNPIHNVANAKTELDVYIGKLLNNRYLIRDLIGKGGMGRVYLAEDVAKGGMPVAVKILSLSLGSQQMTQRFAREIFIGAQLGRKSKNIVRMFSYGVTEENIPYYVMEYLQGKNLKRLLKNQIFPIAKVLDICNQICLGLQCAHQGIILKGENYPIVHRDIKPENIFIIEDGKREPLVKILDFGIAKFLTERSGMTLTDSFIGSLPYCSPEHMEGRKLLDVRSDIYSLGILMFEMLAGKHPFHTTSNSFGIWYQAHHFQAPPAFEEVNPQVVIPQPLQKLVMRCLAKEVSDRPQNITEILDILEQVKSEVALISNSSTESVESNPILQIVPLTSFTEKECLQKTWPKNRPIAPIGFPYLLHTLQGTAPTFWAMLPQPEINKFFNKSHGVEFIAKINVYPMVLWSTLIYNTQNSQAKWLSCFLDMKDNKGQKILRSLAETGFYHLLFFPLEEPHKCTKVMTLTLNANQRQQLLDWLASNQNANEFISAKQAKIILKADYERLKSSILRKMVANLPKKDDSLKAKIMKLFYTFLQFILRR from the coding sequence ATGCTAAATCCTATCCATAATGTCGCTAATGCTAAAACTGAATTAGATGTTTATATTGGTAAACTTCTCAATAATCGCTATCTAATCAGAGATTTGATTGGCAAAGGCGGGATGGGTAGAGTTTACCTAGCAGAAGATGTTGCCAAAGGCGGAATGCCAGTTGCTGTAAAAATTTTATCCCTGAGCTTGGGAAGTCAGCAGATGACTCAACGCTTTGCTCGAGAAATCTTTATTGGCGCTCAATTAGGACGTAAAAGTAAAAATATTGTCAGGATGTTTAGTTATGGTGTAACCGAGGAAAATATTCCTTATTATGTAATGGAATATCTCCAAGGAAAAAACCTAAAACGCCTCTTAAAAAATCAAATATTTCCTATCGCAAAAGTTTTAGATATCTGCAATCAAATTTGTCTAGGTTTACAATGCGCTCATCAAGGTATCATCCTCAAAGGAGAAAATTATCCGATTGTACATCGGGATATTAAGCCAGAAAATATCTTCATTATTGAAGATGGTAAAAGAGAGCCTCTTGTCAAAATTCTGGATTTTGGCATTGCTAAATTTTTAACAGAGCGCAGTGGGATGACGCTCACTGATTCGTTTATTGGTAGTTTACCTTACTGTTCTCCAGAACACATGGAAGGGCGCAAACTACTCGATGTCCGCTCTGATATTTATAGTTTAGGAATCTTGATGTTTGAAATGTTGGCAGGAAAGCATCCATTTCATACAACAAGTAACTCATTTGGTATTTGGTATCAAGCTCATCACTTTCAAGCACCACCAGCATTTGAGGAAGTAAATCCGCAAGTCGTTATTCCCCAACCTTTACAAAAATTAGTGATGCGTTGTTTAGCTAAGGAAGTTAGCGATCGCCCACAAAATATTACAGAAATATTAGACATTTTAGAACAGGTCAAATCGGAAGTTGCTCTTATTTCTAATAGCAGTACTGAGAGCGTAGAAAGTAATCCAATATTACAGATAGTACCCCTCACATCATTCACAGAAAAAGAGTGTTTACAGAAAACATGGCCGAAAAATCGGCCAATTGCACCCATAGGTTTTCCGTATTTATTACATACATTGCAAGGAACTGCCCCTACCTTTTGGGCAATGTTACCCCAACCAGAAATTAACAAATTTTTCAATAAATCACATGGTGTGGAATTTATTGCCAAAATCAATGTTTATCCTATGGTTTTATGGAGTACATTAATATACAACACTCAAAACTCTCAAGCTAAATGGTTATCTTGCTTTTTAGATATGAAAGATAATAAAGGACAAAAAATCCTACGTAGTTTAGCAGAAACAGGATTTTACCATTTATTATTCTTTCCTTTAGAGGAACCACATAAATGTACTAAGGTCATGACTTTGACTCTTAATGCTAACCAGCGTCAACAATTACTAGATTGGTTAGCTAGCAATCAAAATGCCAACGAATTTATTTCTGCCAAACAAGCAAAAATTATTTTAAAGGCAGATTACGAACGGCTCAAATCTAGCATTCTCCGTAAAATGGTAGCTAATCTTCCCAAGAAAGATGATAGTCTTAAAGCTAAAATCATGAAATTATTTTATACATTTTTACAATTTATATTGCGCCGTTGA